A section of the Vidua macroura isolate BioBank_ID:100142 chromosome 23, ASM2450914v1, whole genome shotgun sequence genome encodes:
- the CELA3B gene encoding chymotrypsin-like elastase family member 3B gives MAAMLSLVLLLVAGGAHAAVLPDPRVVNGQDAEPYSWPWQISLQYERNGTFHHTCGGTLIAANWVMTAAHCISESLTYQVVLGEYDMSAGEGPEQRIPVNSDDIFVHPKWLSFCAACGNDIALMKLQRPAALSAEVQVGRLPPAGSVLPNGYPCVLSGWGRLTTGGSLPDRLQQAELPVVDYEHCTQPDWWGALAIRQTMICAGGAEKAGCNGDSGGPLNCQAEDGTWEVHGIASFVSALGCNAAKKPTVFTRVSAFEDWIAETMRDH, from the exons ATGGCTGCGATGCTGAGCCTcgtcctgctgctggtggccgGCG GTGCTCACGCCGCGGTACTGCCGGACCCCCGGGTGGTCAATGGGCAAGATGCGGAGCCCTACAGCTGGCCCTggcag ATCTCGCTGCAGTACGAGCGGAACGGCACCTTCCACCACACCTGCGGGGGCACCTTGATCGCCGCCAACTGGGTGATGACGGCCGCGCACTGCATCTC CGAATCCCTCACGTACCAGGTGGTGCTGGGCGAGTACGACATGAGCGCCGGGGAGGGCCCCGAGCAGCGCATCCCCGTGAACTCCGACGACATCTTCGTGCACCCCAAGTGGCTCAGCTTCTGCGCGGCCTGCGG CAATGACATCGCCCTGATGAAGCTGCAGCGCCCGGCCGCGCTCTCGGCGGAGGTGCAGGTGGGGCGGCTGCCGCCCGCCGGCTCCGTCCTGCCCAACGGGTACCCCTGCGTGCTCAGCGGCTGGGGACGGCTCACCA CTGGGGGGTCGCTGCCGGACcggctgcagcaggcagagctgcccgTGGTGGACTATGAGCACTGCACCCAGCCCGACTGGTGGGGGGCCCTGGCCATCCGCCAAACCATGATCTGTGCCGGCGGCGCCGAGAAGGCCGGATGCAAC GGCGACTCCGGGGGACCCCTGAACTGCCAGGCTGAGGATGGCACCTGGGAGGTCCATGGCATCGCCAGCTTCGTGTCGGCCCTGGGCTGCAATGCTGCCAAGAAACCCACCGTGTTCACCCGCGTGTCTGCCTTCGAGGACTGGATTGCAGAG ACCATGAGAGACCACTGA
- the TMEM269 gene encoding transmembrane protein 269 isoform X2 — protein sequence MWMVSPPVDEGSAWLWDTAKAGGIFQSTKKLVLSEQAGRGRALEFLRKNAANGLSVANLLAGLSSILCSINRQYQYSCWLLLLGFLLDLADGAVARQLDACSALGAKLDDFADFTTFGLGTALLLQPQGVLGALLTLAYVLAVFARLCFFSSGIPFTYRGLPCPYAAALLASTFLLTGGHVALLRVAAAAMILFMADCGFYPHDRVLESQLWKKLVYAGGVVAVLLAPTAVAAVYCLAWATSYIVFPFALWSCKA from the exons ATGTGGATGGTGTCGCCGCCGGTCG atgaAGGATCTGCCTGGCTTTGGGACACGGCAAAGGCGGGGG GTATTTTCCAGTCCACCAAGAAGCTGGTGCTGAGTGAGCAAGCGGGACGGGGCCGGGCACTGGAATTCCTCCGGAAAAACGCGGCCAACGGGCTCTCCGTGGCCAACCTCCTGGCTGGGCTCTCCTCCATCCTCTGCAGCATCAACAG GCAATACCAGTactcctgctggctgctgctcctgggcttcCTGCTGGATCTGGCCGACGGGGCCGTGGCCCGGCAGCTCGACGCCTGCTCGGCACTGG GTGCCAAGCTGGATGACTTTGCCGATTTCACCACGTTTGGGCTGGGCACGGCGCTgttgctgcagccccagggtgTGCTGGGGGCTCTGCTGACTCTCGCCTACGTGCTGGCCGTCTTTGCCCGCCTCTGCTTCTTCTCCAGCG GGATCCCCTTCACCTACCGAGGGCTGCCTTGCCCCTACGCCGCAGCGCTGCTGGCCAGCACCTTCCTGCTCACCGGGGGACACGTGGCCCTGCTCCGCGTCGCCGCCGCTGCCATGATCCTGTTCATGGCCGACTGCGGCTTCTACCCCCACGACAGGGTGCTGGAGTCACAGCTCTGGAAGAAACTGGTTTATGCTGGAG GGGTGGTGGCTGTCCTGCTGGCACCGACGGCGGTGGCTGCGGTTTATTGCCTGGCCTGGGCCACGTCCTACATCGTCTTCCCCTTCGCCCTCTGGAGCTGCAAGGCCTGA
- the TMEM269 gene encoding transmembrane protein 269 isoform X1 — MWMVSPPVGIFQSTKKLVLSEQAGRGRALEFLRKNAANGLSVANLLAGLSSILCSINRQYQYSCWLLLLGFLLDLADGAVARQLDACSALGAKLDDFADFTTFGLGTALLLQPQGVLGALLTLAYVLAVFARLCFFSSGIPFTYRGLPCPYAAALLASTFLLTGGHVALLRVAAAAMILFMADCGFYPHDRVLESQLWKKLVYAGGVVAVLLAPTAVAAVYCLAWATSYIVFPFALWSCKA; from the exons ATGTGGATGGTGTCGCCGCCGGTCG GTATTTTCCAGTCCACCAAGAAGCTGGTGCTGAGTGAGCAAGCGGGACGGGGCCGGGCACTGGAATTCCTCCGGAAAAACGCGGCCAACGGGCTCTCCGTGGCCAACCTCCTGGCTGGGCTCTCCTCCATCCTCTGCAGCATCAACAG GCAATACCAGTactcctgctggctgctgctcctgggcttcCTGCTGGATCTGGCCGACGGGGCCGTGGCCCGGCAGCTCGACGCCTGCTCGGCACTGG GTGCCAAGCTGGATGACTTTGCCGATTTCACCACGTTTGGGCTGGGCACGGCGCTgttgctgcagccccagggtgTGCTGGGGGCTCTGCTGACTCTCGCCTACGTGCTGGCCGTCTTTGCCCGCCTCTGCTTCTTCTCCAGCG GGATCCCCTTCACCTACCGAGGGCTGCCTTGCCCCTACGCCGCAGCGCTGCTGGCCAGCACCTTCCTGCTCACCGGGGGACACGTGGCCCTGCTCCGCGTCGCCGCCGCTGCCATGATCCTGTTCATGGCCGACTGCGGCTTCTACCCCCACGACAGGGTGCTGGAGTCACAGCTCTGGAAGAAACTGGTTTATGCTGGAG GGGTGGTGGCTGTCCTGCTGGCACCGACGGCGGTGGCTGCGGTTTATTGCCTGGCCTGGGCCACGTCCTACATCGTCTTCCCCTTCGCCCTCTGGAGCTGCAAGGCCTGA
- the SVBP gene encoding small vasohibin-binding protein, producing MDPGAGARKERPKPREPAARLEKAKQRSAQQELKQRQRAEIYALNRVMTELEQQQFDSFCKQMQGSGE from the exons ATGGATCCGGGCGCGGGGGCGCGGAAGGAGCGGCCGAAGCCGCGGGAGCCAGCGGCTCGCCTGGAGAAGGCCAAGCAGAGGTcggcacagcaggagctgaagcagCGGCAGCGGGCGGAG ATCTACGCCCTGAACCGGGTGATGacggagctggagcagcagcagttcgACTCCTTCTGCAAGCAGATGCAGGGATCCGGGGAATGA
- the LOC128818301 gene encoding E3 ubiquitin-protein ligase TRIM62, with the protein MASSLKDELLCSICLSIYQDPVGLGCEHYFCRRCITEHWVRQEPQGTRDCPECRRTFPEPTLAPSLKLANIVERYSAFPLDAILGAQRSPFPCKDHEKVKLFCLTDRAVVCFFCDEPAMHEQHQVTNVDDAFEELQRELKEQLQGLQESERGHTEALQLLKKQLAETKSSAKSLRATIGEAFERLHRLLRERQKAMLEELEADTARTLSDIEHKIQRYSQQLRKVQEGTQILQERLAEADKHVFLAGVASLSERLKGKIHETNLTYEDFPTSKYMGPLQYTIWKSLFQDIHPVPAALTLDPGTAHHRLILSDDCTIVAYGNLHPQPLQDSPRRFDVEVSVLGAEAFGAGVHYWEVVVSEKTQWMIGLAHEAVTRKGSIQIQPSRGFYCIVMHDGNQYSACTEPWTRLNVKGKLEKVGVFLDYDKGLLIFYNADDMSWLYTFRERFPGKLCSYFSPGQSHANGKNVQPLRINTVRI; encoded by the exons ATGGCATCCAGCCTCAAGGACGAGCTGCTGTGCTCCATCTGCCTGAGCATCTACCAGGACCCGGTGGGGCTGGGCTGCGAGCACTACTTCTGCCGCCGCTGCATCACCGAGCACTGGGTGCGCCAGGAGCCGCAGGGCACCCGCGACTGCCCCGAGTGCCGCCGCACCTTCCCCGAGCCCACGCTGGCCCCCAGCCTCAAGCTGGCCAACATCGTGGAGCGCTACAGCGCCTTCCCCCTGGACGCTATCCTGGGCGCCCAGCGCAGCCCCTTCCCCTGCAAGGACCACGAGAAGGTGAAGCTCTTCTGCCTCACCGACCGTGCCGTGGTCTGCTTCTTCTGTGACGAGCCGGCCATGCACGAGCAGCACCAGGTCACCAACGTGGACGACGCCTTcgaggagctgcag cggGAGCTGAAGGAGCaactccaggggctgcaggagagcgAGCGTGGCCACACGgaagccctgcagctcctcaagAAGCAGCTGGCCGAGACCAAG TCCTCAGCCAAGAGCCTGCGGGCGACGATCGGGGAGGCGTTTGAGCGGCTGCACCGGCTGCTGCGGGAGCGGCAGAAGGccatgctggaggagctggaggccgACACGGCGCGGACGCTCAGCGACATCGAGCACAAGATCCAGCGCTACAGCCAGCAGCTGCGCAAGGTCCAGGAGGGCACCCAGATCCTGCAGGAGCGCCTGGCCGAGGCGGATAAGCACGTCTTCCTGGCCGGCGTGGCGTCCCTCTCCGAGAG GCTGAAGGGGAAGATCCACGAGACCAACCTGACCTATGAGGACTTTCCCACCTCCAAGTACATGGGCCCACTGCAGTACACCATCTGGAAATCCCTCTTCCAGGACATCCATCCTG tgccagcagcgcTGACGCTGGACCCCGGCACTGCCCACCACCGCCTCATCCTGTCGGACGACTGCACCATCGTGGCCTACGGCAACCTGCACCCGCAGCCGCTGCAGGACTCGCCGCGGCGCTTTGACGTGGAGGTGTCGGTGCTGGGCGCCGAGGCCTTTGGCGCAGGGGTGCACTACTGGGAGGTGGTGGTGTCCGAAAAAACCCAGTGGATGATCGGCCTGGCCCACGAGGCCGTGACCCGCAAGGGCAGCATCCAGATCCAGCCGAGCCGCGGGTTCTACTGCATCGTCATGCACGACGGGAACCAGTACAGCGCCTGCACCGAGCCCTGGACGCGGCTCAACGTCAAGGGCAAGCTGGAGAAGGTGGGCGTCTTCCTGGACTACGACAAGGGGCTCCTCATCTTCTACAACGCCGACGACATGTCCTGGCTCTACACCTTCCGGGAGAGGTTTCCCGGGAAGCTGTGCTCGTATTTTAGTCCTGGGCAGAGCCATGCCAATGGGAAGAACGTCCAGCCGCTGCGGATCAACACTGTCCGTATCTAg